The DNA sequence gaaggaccgtattgcgttgtagttgtaactggataggttctccaaccacatcgatcgttaagagtaacaatcgcccactgcctcgctaattggaacctaatggatcgtacaccgagtaaggatgaaagtgaagaaatataaatgaaaatggatatgcaattaaatggtttaattgaaaaatggtcaagattaattaattagttaattaattttacgaaaggttcgtattgggctttcaagttggttttgggtttcggggcccaaaagtgttttggtgcACAAGGctcattatgtttaagttgtatgacaactaaaacaaaatgggcaataagcccaatcacttaaaagaggccggccataaTGAGGGGAGTGtgaagttttgcttaattgcaagtttgccactcacctaagaaaagagatataaaagcatctttatagccttttctcaTTAGGATTTCTTGAGACAAAAGatgagaaacactttctctctttttctccaatagaggccggccacttagagaggagatagctagcaatcttttcttctctaagtcatccatttcatcttcacacctcatccttggtgtggagacttagagacaccaaatctttggtgttttggagatcctttcctcacatcctcaaggagcaaaggagcatcaaaaggaagaaaatcacaaggaagatccaaggagataggaggtgacttgaaggccctccacttgggtgaatcccttgtgcaaacaaggatgagcttcaagggtaataaatctctaaatccttcattctctttaatgttgttaaagagtctcatggttcaccattcactaggctttgaaagtcatgggttttagaattgtttttgaatgcatgcctactttaatgtgttaatagtttgcatatgtgttcaaatattctcacatgttcttagctaggacaaaatttttccttcaggcGTGGGAAATGAcgaaatttgaggctgataaggctagagatgaggcaaaagctgcagctgTTGAGGGAGCatttcaagctaatgagagggaaagagaactacataggcaagaaagggaacatgttagagaagaaagaatggctcaaCAAGTTCGTGAAAATTATGAACAcgcctttagaagggaagtctccaaattctaaatatttttggaagtcggAGAATGCGAAAGTGGTGCGAaagaggcgtgcaagagaagcgagagcaagatgagatggtcctagcacgacaagagaagatcatcctagcaccacaaattggttaagtgatgattaatagagtactttttgtaatcagagcccataattttccaatcattttgggttgtaatttattatttattgaatagagtactttatgttgtttctaatttattgaatttagtactttatttaaagtgatGATAAATAGAGTACTTTTTGGTAATTTATttcaaatgacataaacacaccaaataaaattacataaacataccaaataataaaaaactcactaaatgaactaaaaaaaacacaccaaataaaaacaaacacactaaatgaacttaagtaCCTTGAGCTTGTTTCAATTCCCACTGGTACTCTATCAAATCAATTTGCCTGGCATTGTGCATATAtgacctttgaagtgcagtatatcattgaacgatcaattcattgtaacatctatccctttctaatggctcatgttgcacgAGTTCGTTGGTGgcatcatgagcacaatatatacgtgttcttgaattgttcattgTGCATGGCTCATATTCATTAACGGCATCATAATCgcactcatcttccacaatcatgttgtcaAGAAcgatgcacgtcatcatgaagGATCGAAGTGACTCTACATCAAACATTCTCGCAGCACCCTTGACAATTGCCCAGCGAGCttgaaggataccaaaacaacgctccacatccttcctacacccttcttgacagcttgcaaagtgtttttcctttgcacttcgcggacgtggtattgttttgacaaatgatgatcaccttgggtaaatgccgtccgctaggtagtatggcccgtcgtaTATATGTCCATTGATGTAGTACATGAtttttggtgcctttccttgcaggacatcaTTGAACACTAAGGATTGGGTAAGGACGTttaggtcattttgagctcccggaaccccgaaaaatacgtgccaaatccatgtatcaaaagatgccaccgcctccaaaatgatactttttgctcattttcaGTCCCCATAAGcacattgccatgcacttggacaatttttccacatctagtgcatacaatcgatgcttccaatcatcctaggaaaacctcgcatctcggccttcttcagaagcctttgcaagtccatgtTAGTAGGTTTTCGAAGGTACTCTACAGTGTAGATAGATTTGATTGCttcgcaaaacctcatcagggactcaagaatggttgattgccccatcctcgctatcttatccacttggtctgcagatgtTCCATACGCAAGCATCCGCATCGCAGTAGTAAATTTTTGCTCAGGAaggagacccataacaccaaaagcatcattcttttccacaaagtaagaatcatggttgcaaacaacaatcatgattttgttgaacaaatgttgtttcattctaaaacgacgtctgaagtacgtatcagggaatgcatttttatgaaaaaaataatcatCCAAGAGCTCCACACCTTGTCATTGCCTGTTTCTATCAAGGTTTCCAGAACGGCTGGGTTTGGAGATCAGAGCCACAGCTTGGATGACTCGACAGGAATGTGAGGCTCTAGCCATTCTTGCTTCGTCATCCCTCTTTCTACGCtcttcatcctcttccatctcattttgggccacctggagattgaacattccttctgattggttaaacaattcttcctcttgctgatcgatttcccacatcatccttgaagaaTAAGACATTGTaggaaggaagcagaaactatgcaTAATGATAcatattttgattttggtgaagaaggaagcagaaactatgaataatgataaagatcttgagaaaattggtgtgagatttcaaaggatggatgatggattatatggaggatttagaaaggattaggttgtatATAGTgtcacgtggcatgccgtcattcgttaaaaatctgatcgaaatctattctcaaagattctgaaaaggtaATGACACATGGCACGACGACATTgtataaaaatcttatcgaaatccattaccaataattatcttttcgaaTAATGACTCGTGGCACAatgagaacgatttaaaatctaatcgaaatctatcctcaaggATTTTGAAAAggtaatgacacgtggcacaacggcattggataaaaatcttatcgaaatccatcaccaataattgtcttttcgaataatgacacgtgacgcaacgagaacgattaaaaattttatccgaaattacaaataaaattattttgtattattaaaaaaaaactaatattttattgtttattgccagggctattcaagtgcaacggtggagatgcaaaaaacAATTACTGTTCACTAAAGGCAATTATTGTTTACTGGGTGGATAAAATAGTGAATAGTCTGGGAGGGGGTTCCcacggtggagttgctcttaattCCTATCTTTCAAAATTAATCAATCAATGAATTCAATCAAAAGCTTACGCGACAATGCATTGATGCTTACGCTATATGCCGTCTATAATTTCTACCATAGAAACATTGGGCTTTGGAcaagaaaaaacacaaatcaaatccCGATAGTAACATGATACATAAATATGCGGCCACATATGTTCAACAAAGTAAAAACTAATGAAATCGGCTTGCTGGCTGTAAACAAAGGCTACTTACAAAATATGATACTCCAAAGTAATGTATTATGCAAATAGCTCAAGAGATTTGTACATACAATATCTGAGGTGGGATTTTCATTAGCAGCAACAGCACCTTAATAAACCCCGAAGCTTTTAAGTATTGAGCCATCAAAGAAACCAAGAAATCCCCGACTCTCAAGTATATAGTCTCAGGCGTGTTGATATGGGTTCCCGACACAAAGGGCACGATACAAGACTAAGCCCGCAATCCTTGCATGTCTTAAACcaacaaaaggaaaagacaaaaaaGTACACAATAAATAATTGCTGGTAACGTTCACTTTAATAATATACAACTATACATCACTACACATTAAGCACAAATAAAAACTCCATCACTAAATTCAAAATGCTTCCATAGCAACACTTACCGTATGACCACATCCGAAAGCCATATCCTTTGGATTTGTCAGGCAAATGGGACAGACCTTAAGCATGAACACGTTTCAAACTATAAGGTCACTTGAACCAACGTTTGGGGCTAGAAATAGTAGTAGAAACATGAGGGAAAGGAGAAAGAAATACCGGTTCCTCGGGAGCTGTAGGAGCTGTTGGCTTGACTTTCTGAATGTTCACCATGCGTGGGATTGAATTAACTGCAATATCATGATTCATCACCTCACATGGAGGTGGAAGTGGCCTTGTACGAGGACCACCTACAGGTTCAGGACTGCTTTAAGTAGAAAGAGTCAAACATCTGCAAATCCATGAACTGAAATCACGCATTTCCTAGAAGCTTACACCCAAGTCCATACCTGACTAAATGAAGCCTTTGGGTGGCTCTGTATTGAAATGGAATTTCCATGAGGGCAGCAAGTGCAAACGCTGCTTCCTTCTTTGATGCATTTGTGTTGTCTGACATGATTTTGGTGAAGTTGACAAACTGTAGGAGGAAAACATGTAAGGAGGTTGACACAATGTACCATCCGCTCTCCAAATAAGACCACTCAATCGATCTCATCCACTTCAAAATTGGTAATAAGAAGGTTTGCTTGACTTACTATGTATTTAGCAGAACAATAAATTTCCGGTGTCTGGTTTCCCTCAGTGAACTTTCAATTTATTTTGGTATTGCAGAATCCAATACTACTGGGGTACAGTCGCAatacctttttattttttatttttgaagaagaaaatacAGTTACAATATGTACTTTTACTAGTAACACTTTAATTATCAACTTCAACGGAATCTTTAAGGAATTCGATTTTATGGAagtaaaaggacaaaaaaaagcAAGTTGATATATCAACTAACTACTAAATATCAAAACAAAAATACCTGATTTGAAATATTTATTTAACCCCATGTCCTATGATTAATAACCATGTTTAAAAGATTACCCACTTCAATATGTCCATGTTTTCAAGATTAGCCACTTCAATATGTCCTTGTATCACAGCAAATTTCATGCCTTTATCCATGCTTCATagacgaaatcgcgctaaagctagggcgtcacccgtaagtggtgcgctgtgtggcccgagcacagtgataagtaaGCAAGGGTCACTGTATCTCCataggcacccggatgcagtgttaaatgagcaagggggccatagaaacttcttttcgaacgactccactcaaagttgtttgggagcatatgcacctatcaactttacacgggacacacaaaagaagtactttgattccattggacgggggagggtgaagaagctaggacagaagggtagagttcaggagagtagaatgcgtttaggaacgtggaatataggaaccttaacgggaaaatctaaggaagtagtggaagttatggtgaggagaatgataaatattatgtgtctacaagaaactaagtgggttggtcttaaggcaaaggatctagaaaactcagggtttaaactttggtactcgggcacaaatagaacgagaaacggtgttggcatcatcgtggacaagaccttgacacaagatgttgtagatgtcaagagggtaggagatagaatcatggcaatcaagattgtaataggacaagaacttatcaatgtgattagtgcgtacgcacctcaagtagggttggatatgagttcgaaagagaaattttgggaagaccttggagacttggtgcaaggaattgctcagacggagaagttatttataggaggagatttaaatggacacgtgggcagggagacaggcaactatggaggttttcatggtggccatggttttggggagagaaacgaggatggggaagctatcttggattttgcaatggcatatgatctcttcttagccaacaccttctttaagaagagagaagaacatgtgattacctacaagagtgggtcgtaaaaaacacaaatagattttcttctaatgaggaaaggggatcgtataacttgtaaggattgcaaagttataccaggagagagcgtggctaatcaacatcgcttgttggtgatggatgtacatttcaaaagagtgagaaaaaagaacaagacttggaagtgcccaaggactagatggtggaatctaaaagaagaaaaacaagtcattttcaaagagaaagtaatcacccagtgtgtgggatagagggggaagctagccaaatgtggaattccatggctagttgtatccgaaaagtagcaaaagaggtattaggagagtccaagggctttgccccacaccaaaaggaatcttggtggtggaatgaggaggtacaaacaaaggtgaaggctaagaaggaatgttgtaaagccttatacaaggataggaccgatgaaaatggtgaaaggtataaaaaagcgaagcaagaggcgaagaaagctgtgagagaagctaagttagcggcttatgacgatatgtataagcgactagataccaaagaaggagagttggatatctat is a window from the Malus domestica chromosome 16, GDT2T_hap1 genome containing:
- the LOC139193166 gene encoding uncharacterized protein gives rise to the protein MIVVCNHDSYFVEKNDAFGVMGLLPEQKFTTAMRMLAYGTSADQVDKIARMGQSTILESLMRFCEAIKSIYTVEYLRKPTNMDLQRLLKKAEMRGFPRMIGSIDCMH